CAGCGCGGCGTCGCCGAGGCGGTGCTGCGGCCCCGCGACACCGACGAGGTGGCCGCCGCCGTCCGGGCCGCCGCCGGGGCGGGCGCCCGGATCAGGCCGGTCGGCAGCGGCCACTCCTTCACCGCCCTGGCCGTCACCGAGGGACGCCGGATGGAGCTGGGCGAGCTGACCGGCCCGGCCCGGGTCGACCGGGAACGCCGGCTGGTCACCGTACCCGCCGGGATGACCCTGCGGACGCTCAACGAGCTGCTCGCCGGGCACGGCCTGGCGCTGCCCAACCTCGGTGACATCGACGCGCAGACCATCGCCGGGGCGCTCGCCACCGGCACCCACGGCACCGGCGCGCGACTCGGCTGCCTGGCCACCGCCGTCGAGGCGTTGACGCTGGTCACCGGCGTCGGCGAGGTGCTGCGCTGCACGACCGACGAGCATCCGGACGTCTTCGCCGCCGCCCGGGTCGGGCTGGGCGCGCTCGGCGTGGTCACCGAGGTGACGCTACGCTGCGTGGACGCCTTCACGCTGCTCGCCCACGAACGCCCCGCGAAACTGGCCGACGTGCTGACCGACCTGGACGCGCTGGTCGAGGGGCACGACCACGTCGAGTTCTACTGGTTCCCGTACACCGACCGGGTGCAGGTCAAGACGAACGACCGGGCGCCGGCCGACGACCGGCCGCTGCCCCGGTGGCGTGGCTGGCTGGACGACGAGTTCCTGGCGAACACCGTCTTCGAGCGGGCCTGCCGGCTGGGCCGCGCGTCGCCCCGGCTCGTCCCGACGATCAGCGCGGTCAGCGCCCGCGCGCTGACCGAGCGCCGCTACACCGGCCGCTCCGACCGGATCTTCTGCACGCCGCGGCGGGTCCGCTTCGTGGAGATGGAGTACGCCGTGCCCCGCGCCGCCCTCGGCACGGCGCTGACCGCGCTGCGCCGCATCGTCGACGGGCTGCCGTTCAAGGTGCTGTTCCCGGTGGAGGTGCGGTTCACCGCGCCGGACGACATCTGGCTGTCGCACGGGTACGGACGCGAGTCCGCGTACCTGGCCGTCCACCAGTACGTCGGCATGCCGTACGAGCCGTACTTCCGGGCGTTCGAGGCGGTCGCGCAGGAACTGGCCGGCCGCCCGCACTGGGGCAAGCTGCACTACCGCGACGCCGCCTCACTGGCCCCCGCCTACCCCCGCTTCCACGACTTCCAGACCCTCCGCGCCCGCCTCGACCCCGGGGGCGTCTTCGGAAACCCCCACCTGACCCGCGTCCTCGGCCGCTGACCGCCCGTCAGCCGGTGATCGTGGTGGCGAGTGGCGCGCGGGAGGGCCGTTCGCCACCACGATCGTCACTCGGCCTTTTTCCGGGGAAGCGACTTCTTCGGGGCGGCGGCCTTCTTCGCCGGGGCCTTCTTCGCCGGGGTCGCCTTCTTGGCGGGGGCCTTCTTCGCCGCGGTCTTCTTCGGGGCTGGCCCCTTGGCGCGCTTCTCGGCGAGCATCTCGGAAGCTTC
The sequence above is a segment of the Micromonospora sp. WMMD882 genome. Coding sequences within it:
- a CDS encoding D-arabinono-1,4-lactone oxidase — its product is MGATMTSTTAADVGWTNWAGNQRGVAEAVLRPRDTDEVAAAVRAAAGAGARIRPVGSGHSFTALAVTEGRRMELGELTGPARVDRERRLVTVPAGMTLRTLNELLAGHGLALPNLGDIDAQTIAGALATGTHGTGARLGCLATAVEALTLVTGVGEVLRCTTDEHPDVFAAARVGLGALGVVTEVTLRCVDAFTLLAHERPAKLADVLTDLDALVEGHDHVEFYWFPYTDRVQVKTNDRAPADDRPLPRWRGWLDDEFLANTVFERACRLGRASPRLVPTISAVSARALTERRYTGRSDRIFCTPRRVRFVEMEYAVPRAALGTALTALRRIVDGLPFKVLFPVEVRFTAPDDIWLSHGYGRESAYLAVHQYVGMPYEPYFRAFEAVAQELAGRPHWGKLHYRDAASLAPAYPRFHDFQTLRARLDPGGVFGNPHLTRVLGR